A DNA window from Trypanosoma brucei brucei TREU927 chromosome 10, whole genome shotgun sequence contains the following coding sequences:
- a CDS encoding fibrillarin — MRGGFGRGGGSGFRGGRGGGAPSRGRGGAGRGGGRGGNAGPHGRGGRGGGGRGGGAGAKVVVEPHLLHPGVFISKGKADSLCTLNMVPGVSVYGEKRVEVGATQSGDEKKEYRLWNPYRSKLAAAIYAGVGSIHMKPGSKVLYLGAASGTTVSHVSDLVGPEGMVYAVEFSNRSGRDLVDMSKRRPNIVPIIEDARYPMKYRMLMPMVDCIFMDVAQPDQARILALNAQAFLKNGGHYVISIKANCIDSTLDAPVVIAAELDKLRKDRLKPLEQASLEPFERDHAVVVGVYRSMKKAVQQ; from the coding sequence ATGCGAGGTGGGTTTGGACGTGGAGGCGGTAGTGGATTCCGAGGCGGAAGAGGTGGCGGTGCACCAAGCCGTGGTCGGGGTGGCGCTGGACGAGGAGGTGGAAGGGGCGGTAACGCTGGACCCCACGGCCGCGGTGGCCGTGGTGGAGGGGGTCGTGGTGGGGGTGCTGGAGCCAAAGTTGTCGTTGAACCCCATTTGTTGCATCCCGGTGTCTTTATTTCTAAGGGTAAAGCGGATTCACTATGCACGCTTAATATGGTTCCTGGAGTGTCAGTATACGGGGAAAAGCGTGTAGAAGTAGGGGCAACACAGAGTGGTGACGAGAAAAAGGAGTATCGGCTTTGGAATCCATACCGGTCAAAGCTTGCTGCCGCCATTTATGCGGGAGTAGGGAGCATCCACATGAAACCTGGCTCAAAGGTGTTGTACCTGGGGGCCGCCAGCGGCACGACTGTGAGCCACGTGAGCGATCTTGTTGGACCTGAAGGAATGGTTTACGCGGTAGAGTTCTCCAACCGAAGTGGTCGTGACCTCGTTGATATGTCGAAGAGAAGGCCTAACATCGTTCCTATAATAGAGGACGCTCGTTACCCAATGAAATACCGTATGCTGATGCCGATGGTGGACTGCATTTTCATGGATGTTGCCCAACCTGATCAGGCCCGGATTCTCGCGTTAAATGCTCAGGCATTTCTTAAGAATGGTGGTCATTACGTAATTTCTATCAAAGCCAACTGTATCGACTCAACCCTCGATGCTCCCGTGGTTATCGCAGCTGAACTTGATAAGTTGAGAAAGGACCGTCTGAAGCCACTGGAGCAAGCCTCACTGGAACCGTTTGAAAGAGACCACGCAGTTGTCGTAGGGGTGTATCGCTCTATGAAGAAAGCAgtacaacaataa
- a CDS encoding chromatin binding protein, putative (similar to HECT domain and RCC1-like domain protein 3. (Swiss-Prot:Q15034) (Homo sapiens;)) has product MAPYAVVGACSAATYGREETIEILGKRLEAGDTLLKVAYCAKHYGVALFRSGCLILLAPGSPEYHGSTVQNGEDNVKDVAAGDTHIVFCKEDGTVHSFGYSNIYGQLGDGSVWTSHKAEGGEDSDDRVPALSAPKMISGFGNGSYDVDGGDVIEGRRLCVPITAVSCGSHHTLLMTRKCNAVYGCGLGLSGQLGGKRKPPLQASFKSIRLLFGLPIRQIAAAGNHSFVLLQTGKLLAFGDNTSGQLGLGSTKAVGTPTPVTIRSVSPQPRGNENLDSYAIKTLRAAWGSAESMYFPLRVERISPELGPGEARIVSIWCSANRSVLLTSDMDWLSCGLPISRSRCIGDGQQQRMDRYGALGRWIKDKRESTWFGKMRWSERLGVAIKTTFPSLAGDALLEAARSEVRLVCFNHFVVLLIPGKDASNKSLLFLQGEGQSVEAVQGGERLSVAAVARADKLLQDREVDDDSCEYALSGGHAIVATDHFLAVI; this is encoded by the coding sequence ATGGCGCCTTATGCTGTGGTTGGCGCATGTTCGGCCGCCACATATGGTCGTGAAGAGACGATAGAAATTCTCGGAAAACGCCTAGAGGCGGGTGATACACTTCTGAAGGTGGCGTATTGCGCGAAACACTACGGAGTCGCCCTGTTCAGAAGTGGTTGTTTGATATTGTTGGCCCCGGGGTCCCCCGAATATCACGGAAGCACCGTGCAAAATGGGGAGGATAACGTTAAGGATGTTGCAGCCGGTGACACACACATCGTCTTTTGCAAGGAAGACGGAACTGTGCATTCATTTGGTTACAGTAACATTTATGGGCAGTTGGGCGACGGCAGTGTGTGGACCAGTCACAAAGCGGAAGGTGGCGAAGACAGTGACGACAGGGTTCCAGCACTTTCTGCCCCGAAGATGATCAGTGGCTTCGGTAACGGTAGTTACGATGTCGATGGAGGAGACGTGATTGAAGGTAGGCGCCTTTGTGTGCCAATTACTGCTGTGTCTTGCGGATCCCATCACACGTTGCTGATGACAAGGAAGTGCAACGCGGTGTACGGTTGTGGCCTTGGTCTGAGTGGCCAACTGGGTGGGAAGCGAAAACCCCCATTACAGGCGTCGTTCAAATCTATCCGCCTCCTTTTCGGACTGCCGATAAGGCAAATCGCCGCGGCGGGGAATCACTCCTTCGTGTTACTGCAAACTGGAAAACTACTGGCCTTCGGAGACAATACCAGCGGGCAACTCGGCCTCGGCTCCACGAAAGCTGTTGGTACACCAACCCCCGTTACTATCCGTTCCGTTTCACCTCAACCAAGGGGGAATGAAAATTTGGATTCGTATGCTATCAAAACGCTGAGGGCCGCTTGGGGGTCAGCGGAAAGCATGTATTTTCCGCTTCGTGTAGAGCGTATAAGTCCGGAACTGGGGCCAGGAGAAGCACGCATTGTGTCGATCTGGTGCTCGGCCAATCGTTCAGTCTTGCTCACAAGCGACATGGACTGGCTATCGTGCGGCCTTCCTATTTCTCGAAGTCGTTGCATTGGTGATGGTCAGCAACAGAGGATGGATAGGTACGGAGCACTCGGCCGTTGGATAAAGGACAAACGAGAGTCCACTTGGTTTGGGAAAATGCGGTGGTCAGAGAGGTTGGGGGTGGCCATCAAGACCACCTTTCCGTCGCTTGCAGGAGATGCTTTGCTCGAAGCCGCGCGAAGTGAGGTCCGACTAGTTTGCTTTAATCACTTCGTGGTTCTTCTCATCCCAGGAAAGGACGCATCAAATAagtcccttctttttcttcagggTGAGGGCCAAAGCGTCGAGGCTGTTCAGGGCGGTGAGCGTTTGTCCGTTGCTGCCGTCGCGCGTGCGGATAAGCTTCTCCAAGACCGCGAAGTTGACGATGACTCCTGCGAGTACGCTCTTTCAGGGGGGCATGCGATCGTCGCTACCGACCACTTTTTAGCTGTTATttga